Proteins encoded by one window of Pyrinomonadaceae bacterium:
- a CDS encoding lysophospholipid acyltransferase family protein, whose translation MNETTTLGRSRTANGVRPYPPMLPQWALEIIRPITLLLSRAFWRVRWQHREYIPASGGVIIAANHQTYLDPFWIASPIKRPVRFLAWDAAFNWPVVGYFLRLVGAWPLQLEGSDPAPIRRSIQWLSEGGAVVIFPEGGRGKEDGTMRKFKPGAVRMAMEAGVPILPVTIRGGERVWPSSRRFPRLGRVEVIYHPLFVVDQNESEGQRGHARRATEMLQEIIGSALNEKQMTAD comes from the coding sequence TTGAACGAAACAACCACGCTTGGACGTTCGCGGACAGCGAACGGAGTGCGTCCGTATCCGCCCATGCTCCCGCAATGGGCGCTCGAAATCATCCGACCAATTACCCTACTCCTTAGCCGGGCATTTTGGCGCGTCCGCTGGCAACACAGGGAATACATTCCGGCGAGTGGCGGAGTGATCATCGCTGCCAATCACCAGACCTACCTCGACCCTTTTTGGATTGCGTCGCCAATCAAAAGGCCGGTGCGTTTTCTCGCATGGGATGCCGCTTTCAACTGGCCGGTGGTGGGATATTTTCTGCGACTCGTCGGCGCCTGGCCCTTACAACTGGAGGGCAGCGATCCCGCGCCTATTCGCCGATCGATTCAGTGGCTGAGCGAAGGCGGCGCCGTCGTTATCTTTCCCGAAGGCGGTCGCGGAAAGGAGGACGGCACAATGCGCAAGTTCAAACCCGGGGCCGTGCGCATGGCGATGGAAGCCGGCGTGCCAATTCTGCCGGTGACGATTCGCGGCGGCGAGCGAGTGTGGCCCTCAAGCCGCCGCTTCCCCCGACTCGGTCGCGTCGAGGTCATTTACCATCCGTTGTTTGTCGTCGATCAGAATGAAAGTGAAGGTCAGCGGGGCCACGCCCGGCGCGCCACCGAGATGCTGCAGGAGATCATTGGATCAGCGCTTAATGAAAAGCAGATGACGGCGGATTAG
- a CDS encoding inositol monophosphatase family protein gives MLNFAIQTARDAGRVLAERFGRSLRISNKSELDLVTESDLASERLIIDRIKTHYPRHTILAEESGVNPPAAADAQSDWRWIIDPLDGTTNYAHGYPCFCVSMGLERNGTLELGVIYDPLRDEVFAAERGQGAALNGKRINVSATPNLASALLCTGFPYDVRERGQFARHFSNFIMNAQGVRRDGAAALDLAYVAAGRFDGFWEEGLKPWDVAAGILLIEEAGGRVSDYHNRPLDIFTPPILATNGLIHEQMMRVLAM, from the coding sequence TTGCTCAACTTTGCCATTCAAACCGCGCGTGACGCGGGCCGCGTGCTGGCCGAACGGTTCGGAAGGAGCCTGCGCATCAGCAACAAGAGCGAGCTCGATCTGGTTACTGAATCAGATCTGGCCTCGGAACGCCTGATCATCGATCGCATCAAGACTCACTACCCTCGCCATACGATTCTCGCGGAAGAATCCGGCGTAAATCCACCGGCGGCGGCGGACGCGCAAAGCGATTGGCGCTGGATCATCGATCCGCTCGACGGCACGACAAACTACGCGCACGGTTATCCTTGTTTCTGTGTTTCGATGGGCCTGGAACGCAACGGCACTTTGGAACTCGGGGTCATCTACGATCCGCTGCGTGATGAAGTATTTGCCGCCGAACGCGGCCAGGGTGCGGCGCTCAACGGAAAGCGCATTAACGTTTCGGCGACGCCAAACCTGGCGAGCGCACTTTTGTGCACGGGCTTTCCGTACGATGTGCGCGAGCGTGGCCAGTTCGCGCGTCACTTCTCCAACTTCATCATGAACGCGCAGGGCGTACGACGCGATGGCGCAGCCGCGCTCGACCTCGCTTACGTTGCCGCGGGACGATTTGATGGATTCTGGGAAGAAGGTTTAAAGCCCTGGGATGTTGCGGCCGGCATTTTGTTGATCGAGGAAGCGGGGGGACGAGTTTCGGACTATCACAACCGGCCCCTGGACATTTTCACGCCGCCGATTCTTGCCACCAACGGTTTGATCCACGAACAGATGATGCGTGTGCTGGCGATGTAA
- a CDS encoding PilZ domain-containing protein, with protein MTHLVDVTPFGARFRLMRPFDIGRLLQLTLAMPRTLRVFDHAEDQYRVWAIVRNARLLEQKTPKDSLLEVGVAFLGKRPPKSYEENPGRRYEIAQTKLESRLWAAQEDSVEQLTEIVIDDNRRESRQLIPVDVLIEAYDADKIVNTEQSVTENISRGGATVFTELDLQPGAFVRMSNERYNAVVLGVVRGRHAGADGITRLHLEFIGSEWPL; from the coding sequence ATGACGCACCTTGTCGACGTCACTCCATTCGGCGCGCGGTTCAGACTGATGCGGCCGTTTGATATTGGCAGGCTGCTGCAACTGACATTAGCCATGCCGCGCACGTTGCGCGTGTTCGATCACGCCGAAGATCAGTATCGCGTCTGGGCAATTGTACGAAACGCGCGCCTGCTTGAGCAGAAGACACCAAAAGACAGTTTGCTGGAGGTCGGGGTGGCCTTCCTCGGGAAACGTCCGCCGAAAAGTTACGAGGAGAATCCGGGGCGGCGGTACGAGATTGCCCAGACCAAGCTGGAGAGCCGGTTGTGGGCCGCTCAGGAGGATTCGGTTGAGCAACTCACCGAAATCGTGATCGACGACAACCGCAGGGAGAGCCGGCAACTGATTCCGGTCGACGTGCTGATCGAAGCTTATGACGCCGACAAAATCGTCAATACCGAACAGTCCGTTACTGAGAATATTAGTCGCGGAGGTGCGACTGTTTTCACAGAGCTCGATCTCCAACCCGGGGCTTTCGTAAGGATGAGCAACGAACGATACAACGCCGTCGTGTTGGGAGTCGTGCGCGGGCGGCATGCAGGGGCCGATGGCATCACGCGCCTTCACCTCGAATTTATCGGCAGCGAATGGCCGCTGTGA